From a region of the Cytophagia bacterium CHB2 genome:
- a CDS encoding trypsin-like serine protease, translating to MSPSQTAASSASMLLEDERNTIDVFQRSSPSVVFVINKALRSDIFSMDVMEVQQGSGSGFIWNTGGYIVTNYHVVQNGDAFSVTLNDNTTYDAELIGAEPSKDIAVVKINAPEAKLAPVAIGGSENLRVGQKVIAIGNPFGLDQTLTTGVVSALGRQIKSSNNRTIEGVIQTDAAINPGNSGGPLLNSRGELIGINTAIYSTSGSSAGIGFAVPVNIVKRVVPQLIKYGKVIRPGLGVSTIDDNIARRWRIKGVIIHRVQPGGAADRAGLNGIVQNRWGEIRLGDIITGINGKPVTNFDELGTELERYQIGEVVTVNILRGDRETSVKVRLQEL from the coding sequence ATGAGCCCCTCGCAAACGGCTGCCAGCTCAGCCAGCATGTTGCTCGAAGACGAACGCAACACCATCGATGTCTTTCAGCGGTCTTCACCCTCGGTGGTGTTTGTGATCAACAAAGCGCTGCGCAGCGACATTTTTTCGATGGACGTGATGGAGGTGCAGCAAGGTTCGGGCAGCGGCTTCATCTGGAATACCGGCGGCTACATCGTGACGAATTATCACGTCGTACAAAATGGCGATGCGTTTAGCGTCACGCTGAATGACAACACCACTTACGATGCGGAATTGATCGGCGCCGAGCCGAGCAAGGATATTGCCGTGGTGAAAATCAATGCGCCGGAGGCCAAGCTTGCGCCGGTGGCCATTGGCGGTTCGGAAAATTTGCGTGTGGGACAAAAAGTGATCGCCATCGGCAATCCCTTTGGGCTGGATCAAACGCTGACCACCGGCGTGGTGAGCGCGCTTGGCCGTCAAATCAAATCCAGCAACAACCGGACAATCGAAGGCGTTATTCAAACCGACGCCGCCATCAACCCCGGAAATTCCGGCGGACCGCTGCTGAATTCGCGCGGCGAATTGATCGGCATCAATACCGCGATTTACAGCACCAGCGGATCGAGTGCGGGCATCGGCTTTGCTGTGCCGGTCAACATTGTCAAACGTGTGGTGCCGCAACTGATCAAATACGGCAAAGTCATCCGCCCGGGATTGGGCGTCAGCACGATCGATGACAATATCGCTCGGCGTTGGCGCATTAAGGGCGTGATCATCCATCGTGTGCAGCCCGGTGGCGCGGCGGATCGTGCCGGTTTGAACGGCATCGTGCAAAATCGCTGGGGTGAAATTCGGTTGGGTGACATCATTACCGGCATCAACGGTAAGCCCGTCACCAATTTTGATGAATTGGGCACGGAGCTTGAACGGTATCAAATTGGTGAAGTGGTTACCGTCAATATCCTGCGCGGCGACCGGGAAACCTCGGTGAAAGTCCGGTTGCAAGAACTATAA